A stretch of the Aphanothece sacrum FPU1 genome encodes the following:
- the rppA gene encoding two-component system response regulator RppA: MRILLVEDEPDLGKAIKRTLIQHNYIVDWAQDGEEALSFLEIGSQIYTLGIFDWLLPKILGIDLIKQLRKQNNPLPILILTAKDSEEDKVIGLDTGADDYLVKPFGMAELLARLRALQRRSPQIAPQQLKLGNITLDYGKYAIFYQDIQGNNQLIELTNKEFQLLEYFMQHPNQIVTRDQLLSQLWEWGNEPMSNVVAAQIRLLRHKLAPYGGDNWIKTVYGLGYQFVVNH, encoded by the coding sequence TTAAACGCACATTAATTCAACATAATTATATTGTTGATTGGGCGCAAGATGGAGAAGAAGCATTAAGCTTTTTAGAGATTGGTTCTCAAATTTATACTTTAGGAATTTTTGATTGGTTACTTCCAAAAATATTAGGAATCGATTTAATTAAACAATTAAGAAAACAAAATAATCCATTGCCTATTTTAATTTTAACAGCAAAAGATAGCGAAGAAGACAAAGTAATTGGATTAGATACAGGAGCAGACGATTATTTAGTAAAGCCATTTGGTATGGCAGAATTATTAGCAAGATTACGCGCTTTACAACGTCGCTCTCCTCAAATAGCTCCCCAACAATTAAAATTAGGAAATATTACCTTAGATTACGGAAAATATGCTATTTTTTATCAAGATATTCAAGGAAATAATCAGTTAATTGAGTTAACCAATAAGGAATTTCAGCTATTAGAATATTTTATGCAGCATCCCAATCAAATTGTCACCCGCGATCAACTTCTTTCTCAACTATGGGAATGGGGAAATGAACCCATGAGTAATGTTGTAGCTGCTCAAATTCGTCTATTACGGCACAAATTAGCTCCCTATGGTGGTGATAATTGGATCAAGACTGTCTATGGGTTAGGCTACCAATTTGTTGTTAATCATTAA
- the glgX gene encoding glycogen debranching protein GlgX — protein sequence MLLKTLPGESHPLGATVEHNGVNFCLFSKHATAVELLLFDQPNAPQPIDTIPLDPQLNRTHYYWHIFIPELQAGQVYAYRVDGPYTPEKGHRFDKNKVLLDPYGKAIVGSSIYNRNAARQPGDNCAQALRNVVIDNSNYDWEGDRPLRLHYSESVIYEMHVGGFTRNPNSGLSPEKRGTFAGLIEKIPYLKNLGITAVELLPVHYFDPEDAMPGLTNYWGYSTINFFTPHRSYSSDKSVLGPINEFRDMVKALHKAGIEVILDVVFNHTAEGDERGATLCFRGIDNETYYILEPDLIHYKNYSGCGNTFRGNHPIVGRLILDCLRYWVTEMHVDGFRFDLASVLTRDAKGNPLENRQTHTPDILWSIESDPALAGTKLIAEAWDAAGLYDVGRFVELADWFAEWNGPFRDDVRRFIKGDAGMVPCLAARILGSPDIYHRIDTDVNRSINFITCHDGFSLNDLVSYNEKHNEANKENSRDGANDNYSWNCGIEGETDDPKIEALRLQQIKNFLTILFISQGTPMILMGDEVRHTRKGNNNVYCQDNELNWFDWEEVDRQFDLWCFVRRLIHFIQGLQLFRQEERLEVTYASLHHPYISWHGTELGKPDWSDYSRCLAFSLRHPDADEHLHVMLNSYWKPLEFELPVLGHGESWYRVIDTALPLSETFCELDAAYQVKTQIYEVQARSCVILMVQPI from the coding sequence ATGCTATTAAAAACTTTACCTGGCGAAAGTCACCCCCTTGGTGCTACCGTTGAACACAATGGGGTTAATTTCTGTTTGTTTTCTAAACACGCCACTGCAGTAGAATTACTCTTATTTGACCAACCTAATGCCCCTCAACCTATTGATACCATTCCCTTAGACCCTCAACTTAATCGTACCCATTATTATTGGCATATTTTTATTCCTGAACTTCAAGCAGGACAAGTCTATGCTTATCGAGTTGATGGCCCCTATACCCCGGAAAAAGGCCATCGTTTTGATAAGAATAAAGTCTTATTAGATCCTTATGGTAAAGCTATTGTTGGCTCATCAATTTATAATAGAAATGCAGCCAGACAACCAGGAGATAATTGCGCCCAAGCTTTAAGAAATGTAGTCATTGATAATAGTAATTATGACTGGGAAGGCGATCGCCCTTTAAGATTACACTACTCTGAAAGTGTCATTTATGAAATGCACGTGGGAGGGTTTACCCGTAATCCTAATTCTGGACTATCCCCCGAAAAAAGGGGAACTTTTGCCGGATTAATTGAAAAAATTCCCTATCTAAAAAATTTAGGGATTACGGCAGTTGAATTATTACCCGTTCATTATTTTGATCCTGAAGATGCCATGCCAGGGTTAACAAATTATTGGGGTTACAGTACCATTAATTTTTTTACTCCTCATCGTAGTTATAGTTCCGATAAAAGTGTTTTAGGTCCCATAAATGAATTTCGGGACATGGTGAAAGCTTTACATAAAGCTGGAATTGAAGTTATTTTAGATGTAGTATTTAATCATACTGCTGAAGGTGATGAACGGGGGGCAACCCTATGTTTTCGAGGAATAGATAATGAAACCTACTATATTTTAGAACCCGATCTAATTCACTATAAAAACTATAGCGGTTGCGGTAATACTTTTCGAGGGAATCATCCCATTGTCGGACGGTTAATTTTAGACTGTTTACGTTATTGGGTGACAGAAATGCACGTGGATGGTTTTCGCTTTGACTTAGCCTCCGTTTTAACCAGAGATGCTAAAGGAAACCCCCTAGAAAACCGTCAAACTCATACTCCTGATATTTTATGGTCTATTGAATCAGACCCTGCTTTAGCAGGAACTAAATTAATTGCAGAAGCTTGGGATGCGGCCGGACTGTATGATGTAGGAAGATTTGTCGAATTAGCGGACTGGTTTGCCGAGTGGAATGGCCCTTTTCGGGATGATGTGCGTCGTTTTATCAAAGGGGATGCGGGTATGGTTCCCTGTTTGGCGGCCCGTATTTTGGGCAGTCCCGACATTTACCACCGCATCGATACCGATGTTAATCGTAGTATTAATTTTATTACCTGTCATGATGGGTTTAGCCTCAATGATCTAGTTTCCTACAACGAAAAACATAATGAAGCTAACAAAGAAAATAGCCGAGATGGGGCCAATGATAACTATAGCTGGAATTGTGGAATAGAAGGAGAAACCGATGATCCTAAAATTGAAGCCTTAAGGTTGCAACAGATTAAAAATTTCTTAACAATTTTGTTTATTTCTCAAGGAACTCCCATGATTTTAATGGGAGACGAAGTTCGTCATACTCGAAAAGGCAATAATAACGTTTATTGTCAGGATAATGAATTAAATTGGTTTGATTGGGAGGAAGTTGATCGACAATTTGATTTATGGTGTTTTGTGCGGCGACTGATTCACTTTATACAAGGGTTACAACTGTTTCGCCAAGAAGAACGACTAGAAGTTACCTATGCCAGTCTCCATCATCCCTATATTAGTTGGCACGGAACCGAATTAGGAAAGCCTGACTGGTCTGATTATTCCCGTTGTTTAGCCTTTAGTTTACGTCATCCTGATGCGGATGAACATTTGCACGTGATGTTAAATTCTTATTGGAAACCTTTGGAGTTTGAGTTACCCGTCTTAGGCCATGGAGAGTCTTGGTATCGTGTTATTGATACGGCTTTACCCTTATCAGAGACATTTTGCGAATTAGATGCTGCTTATCAGGTGAAAACCCAAATTTATGAGGTTCAGGCCCGTTCCTGTGTGATTTTGATGGTTCAACCAATTTGA
- the rppB gene encoding two-component system sensor histidine kinase RppB produces MKQKQPSFLLFKKARWRLASWYGAVISIVLGILGIGVYEAIIHAHQITVEKELKTVAGTLHDSLETILNTPGKLEDKIMQFLPNLCPVNTTCLSQNNIYNYRLGAIEKGQYYLYIFDLSGNLIALSKQNIKGLDIKKHQKQQEILKDTQGIRYLQISYMLHNKKGENWGYIQVIRSLEDFDNYLNSVALILLLGLPLAVILIGLSAWILTGLAIKPVYQSYCQIQQFTADAAHELRTPLAAILATIESTLMLSTWTEEDAKETLQSLKRQTERLSALVADLLMLSRLDWQLTSNAVSTIKYEKICLNYLINDVIEELAFLAISLQIFLQSEIRVNHRIEILGDPEKIYRLLFNLVVNAIQYTPPKGEVKIILEEKNKLAIIKVKDTGIGINSPESKHIFERFYRIDKGRSRKDGGSGLGLSIAQAIAQAHHGTIEVKSEVEKGSLFIVQLPINF; encoded by the coding sequence ATGAAACAAAAACAACCGTCTTTTCTCTTATTTAAAAAAGCACGATGGCGTTTAGCAAGTTGGTATGGTGCTGTCATTAGTATTGTCTTGGGGATTCTGGGAATTGGTGTTTATGAAGCTATTATTCACGCGCATCAAATTACTGTTGAAAAAGAATTAAAAACCGTTGCTGGAACTTTACATGATAGTCTAGAAACCATTCTCAATACACCTGGTAAACTAGAAGATAAGATCATGCAATTTTTACCTAATTTATGTCCTGTTAATACTACCTGTCTCTCTCAAAATAATATTTATAATTATCGTCTAGGAGCAATTGAAAAAGGTCAATATTATTTATATATTTTTGATCTTTCTGGTAACTTAATCGCCTTAAGTAAACAAAATATTAAAGGCTTAGATATTAAGAAACATCAAAAGCAACAAGAAATATTAAAAGATACTCAAGGTATACGTTACTTACAAATATCTTATATGCTACATAATAAAAAAGGAGAAAATTGGGGATATATTCAAGTTATCAGAAGTCTTGAAGATTTTGATAATTATCTCAATAGTGTTGCTCTAATTTTATTATTAGGATTACCTTTAGCTGTTATTTTAATTGGGCTTTCTGCTTGGATATTAACAGGTTTAGCTATTAAGCCTGTTTATCAATCCTATTGTCAAATTCAACAATTTACGGCAGATGCTGCCCATGAATTAAGAACACCTTTAGCAGCGATTCTTGCCACCATAGAATCTACTTTAATGCTCTCGACCTGGACAGAAGAAGATGCAAAAGAGACTTTACAAAGCTTGAAGCGACAAACTGAAAGATTATCTGCTTTAGTGGCAGATTTATTAATGTTATCCCGTTTAGATTGGCAGTTAACCTCTAATGCAGTTAGCACAATTAAATATGAAAAAATTTGTCTTAATTATCTCATTAATGATGTCATAGAAGAATTAGCTTTTTTAGCAATATCATTACAAATTTTTCTACAATCAGAAATTAGGGTTAATCATCGAATAGAAATTCTCGGTGATCCAGAAAAAATTTATCGTTTATTATTTAATTTAGTTGTTAATGCAATTCAATATACTCCCCCTAAAGGTGAGGTAAAAATTATTTTAGAAGAAAAGAATAAATTAGCAATAATTAAAGTAAAAGATACCGGAATAGGAATAAATTCACCAGAATCAAAACACATTTTTGAGCGTTTTTATCGCATTGATAAAGGTCGTTCTAGAAAAGACGGTGGTTCAGGTTTAGGGTTATCTATTGCACAAGCGATCGCTCAAGCTCATCATGGTACTATTGAAGTGAAAAGTGAAGTAGAAAAAGGAAGCCTCTTTATCGTTCAGTTACCGATAAATTTCTGA